In Streptomyces zhihengii, a single genomic region encodes these proteins:
- the metE gene encoding 5-methyltetrahydropteroyltriglutamate--homocysteine S-methyltransferase has translation MTSKSAAAATRAAVYGYPRQGLNRELKKAVEGYWKGAVPADALHATAAEVRSENWRQLTDAGVDEVPTGDFSYYDHVLDTTVMVGAIPDRHRAAVATDALAGYFAMARGTQDVAPLEMTKWFDTNYHYLVPELGPGTVFTANSAKQVTEYTEAQASGLCARPVLVGPVTYLLLAKPAPGAAEGFEPLSLLDRLLPVYADVLADLRAAGAQWVQLDEPTLVQDRTPAELDAAAHAYRVLGALADRPKLLVASYFDRLGDALPVLAKAPVDGLALDFTGPGAANVDELAAAGGLPGKRLVAGVVDGRNVWINDLGKSLATLGTLLGLADRVDVSASCSLLHVPLDAAAEKEIDPQILRWLSFARQKTEEVVTLATGLSRGTEAIASELAANRSALASRAHSPITRSPEVRARVAAVTGKDTRRPQPYEERVTAQRAHLGLPLLPVTTIGSFPQTAELRTARADLNAGRIGAGAYEQRIEAEIREVVSYQEKAGIDVLVHGEAERNDMVQYFAEQLTGYLATRHGWVQSYGSRYVRPPILAGDISRPAPMTVRWTRYAQSLTSRPVKGMLTGPVTMLAWSFVRDDQPLRETARQVALALRDEVQDLEAAGTHVIQVDEPALRETLPLRTADRPAYLTWATEAFRLSTSDVRPDTQIHTHMCYAEFGDIVQAITDLDADVISLEAARSHMQVARELAAHGYPREAGPGVWDIHSPRVPSTEEAAMLLRTGLEAIPADRLWVNPDCGLKTRGWAETRTSLENLVAAARTVRSELPAS, from the coding sequence GTGACATCAAAGTCCGCGGCCGCGGCAACACGGGCCGCCGTGTACGGCTACCCCCGGCAGGGCCTGAACCGCGAACTGAAGAAGGCAGTCGAGGGGTACTGGAAGGGGGCGGTCCCCGCCGATGCCCTCCATGCCACTGCCGCCGAAGTGCGCAGCGAGAATTGGCGCCAGCTCACCGATGCCGGGGTCGACGAGGTACCTACCGGCGACTTTTCGTACTACGACCATGTCCTCGACACCACCGTCATGGTCGGTGCGATCCCCGATCGTCACCGCGCCGCTGTGGCCACCGACGCCCTGGCGGGCTACTTCGCCATGGCGCGCGGCACACAGGACGTGGCGCCGCTGGAGATGACGAAGTGGTTTGACACGAACTACCACTACCTCGTGCCGGAGCTCGGACCGGGCACGGTCTTCACCGCCAACTCCGCCAAGCAGGTAACGGAGTACACAGAGGCGCAGGCCAGCGGACTGTGCGCACGACCCGTGCTCGTCGGTCCCGTCACCTACCTGTTGCTGGCCAAGCCGGCCCCTGGTGCGGCCGAGGGATTCGAGCCACTGAGCCTCCTGGACCGGCTGCTGCCCGTGTACGCAGACGTCCTTGCGGACCTGCGGGCGGCTGGGGCGCAGTGGGTCCAGCTCGACGAGCCGACGCTCGTCCAGGACCGCACGCCCGCCGAGCTCGACGCGGCCGCACACGCTTACCGCGTGCTCGGCGCACTCGCCGACCGGCCGAAGCTCCTCGTCGCTTCCTACTTCGATCGTCTCGGTGACGCGCTGCCGGTGCTAGCCAAGGCTCCGGTCGACGGTCTCGCGCTCGACTTCACCGGTCCCGGCGCCGCCAACGTGGACGAGCTGGCCGCTGCGGGTGGTCTGCCGGGTAAGCGGCTGGTGGCCGGAGTGGTCGACGGCCGCAACGTCTGGATCAACGACCTGGGTAAGTCCCTCGCCACTCTCGGCACCCTGCTGGGCCTCGCCGACCGGGTTGACGTCTCCGCATCCTGCTCCCTGCTCCATGTGCCCCTGGACGCGGCGGCCGAGAAGGAGATCGACCCGCAGATCCTGCGCTGGCTCTCCTTCGCCCGGCAGAAGACGGAAGAGGTCGTCACTCTGGCCACCGGCCTGTCCCGGGGAACCGAAGCAATCGCCAGCGAACTCGCCGCCAACCGCTCCGCCCTCGCATCCCGGGCCCACTCCCCGATCACCCGAAGCCCGGAAGTGCGTGCCCGCGTCGCCGCCGTAACCGGCAAGGACACCCGGCGGCCCCAGCCCTACGAGGAGAGGGTCACCGCACAGCGGGCGCACCTCGGCCTGCCGCTGCTGCCGGTCACCACCATCGGCTCGTTCCCGCAGACCGCGGAGCTGCGGACTGCCCGCGCCGACCTGAACGCCGGCCGGATCGGCGCTGGAGCTTACGAGCAGCGCATCGAGGCAGAGATTCGGGAGGTCGTCTCCTACCAGGAGAAGGCAGGGATCGACGTCCTGGTACACGGTGAGGCCGAACGCAACGATATGGTGCAGTACTTCGCCGAGCAGCTCACGGGTTACCTCGCCACGCGGCACGGCTGGGTGCAGTCTTACGGCAGCCGATACGTGCGTCCTCCGATCCTCGCCGGGGACATCTCCCGACCTGCGCCGATGACCGTGCGGTGGACAAGGTACGCACAGTCACTCACTTCCAGGCCGGTGAAGGGCATGCTCACCGGCCCGGTGACCATGCTCGCCTGGTCCTTCGTCCGCGACGACCAGCCCCTTAGGGAGACCGCCCGCCAGGTCGCGCTCGCCCTACGCGACGAAGTGCAGGACTTGGAAGCTGCCGGCACACACGTCATCCAGGTCGACGAACCCGCATTGCGCGAGACCCTGCCGCTGCGCACCGCCGACCGCCCCGCGTATCTGACGTGGGCAACTGAGGCGTTCCGGCTCAGCACGAGTGACGTGCGGCCGGACACTCAGATCCATACCCACATGTGCTACGCCGAGTTCGGCGACATCGTGCAAGCCATCACAGACCTCGACGCCGACGTCATCAGCCTGGAGGCGGCACGCTCCCATATGCAGGTCGCTCGCGAACTCGCCGCACACGGCTACCCGCGCGAGGCCGGCCCCGGCGTCTGGGACATTCACTCGCCCCGCGTCCCAAGCACCGAGGAGGCCGCCATGCTGCTGCGTACTGGTCTGGAAGCCATCCCCGCCGACCGGCTGTGGGTCAATCCTGACTGCGGTCTGAAGACCCGCGGCTGGGCCGAGACACGCACGTCTCTCGAGAACCTCGTCGCAGCCGCCCGAACCGTCCGCAGCGAGCTGCCAGCCTCCTGA